In the Arachis ipaensis cultivar K30076 chromosome B04, Araip1.1, whole genome shotgun sequence genome, aatttttaaaatattttaattgatATTGTACTAAGATTTTAAatatatcaaaaataatttttaataaacataGTCTTTAAAATAGTTATTTACAGACAAATAAATGGTATTTTATTCAACTTTAATAATTTTCACCTAAACAGCTATAATGCACAAAAAATTCACCTTAGATTTGGTTTTACCCtacatttataataaaaattcaaCTAAACTCTTGTTTATTTTCACAAAAGCTAACATGATCTGTTATGAAAAAAAGAGACAAAAATAATTAGTGTTATTTTTAACATTATTTGACAAATTCTTTAGCAGATAATTCATATTATTTTACAATTGCAANNNNNNNNNNNNNNNNNNNNNNNNNNNNNNNNNNNNNNNNNNNNNNNNNNNNNNNNNNNNNNNNNNNNNNNNNNNtgttatttattattttttttttaaaaaaaaatattttgtcttTCATAAAAATTGACAGAAATTGAATTGTATCTTTTCTCCCTCAATTTATGAATGTAAGCACTATCCTTTCCTAATAAAGAGACTTAGCTTAATTTGTTATGCTCCGATCCAATCAAATTATATAAGAGTTAGGAATTTGACTTCGTAAAGGGACAAAAActtgtaaaaaataataaaaagagatAAATTATTCTTAGATTAACAATGTTAGGGAATCAAGAGGGTATCAGTAAAAAATCAGCTAAATATCTCTTGGTAAATCTAAAATTTTTACGTGAATAGTGTTTATATTAGGTATTAGgatatttcttttctttgtaaattagATGATTctaaatctattttctaatttatcatgttttaggcattTAGAGAGTGAATGAAGGTGAAGAAATAGATGCTAATTGAATCAGTTTCTGTGATTCACGTTGTAATGATACTCCTCCTAATTTGAATGTAGTGAAACATTTaataactaatattttaaatcataaataaataaaactaattactatatttataattaattaagttgttctATTCTTACTTGATTTGgagttggttccatatacttttccttctTAGATTACTAATTTTTATCGCGTAAGGGCTCCACTAAATAATATAATGTATggtatttagtttttaatttgaataaaatttctcatttaaaatgattttacatgaaaaaaaattctaattattattagAGGAAAAACActaaacaaaattatttttttcggcctttaaattttatttttgtgagATGGGTTagtttttttgttaatatttttctcTATATTAAATATTAATGGAATAAGCATAAATAACATGTTAAACTGTTGATTTATTCGTTAAGAATCAACTAAGATTGacaactttttttttgttttggtagTCTCGTCGTCTTTTAAGGATAATtattaatctttttttattttttgttacttTTTTCAAATGCATTGTCGAAATTTACagtataaaacaaaaaaatattagtaatttttaaattattttgacttataaaaattaaataaaaaatatattaatgattaacgaattatataagtatattttagaaaaaaatcatTAATAAAAAGACTAACTAATCtcacaaaattaattattagaaaccaaaatgcattttttttttcaagaaatggGGATTAATATTCACCTTTATTATCATATAAGAATTTTGAATGAACTAGCTAGTAACCTATACTCCAATAATAACTATCCTAATTAATCTTATTACTTTATCCATAGGGGAATCTTTACTTTAGTAAGTAACCTACCACTTTATactccaaaaagaaaaaaaaatgtaaccTACCAATTCATCTATAACAGCAAATTAAATAATGCAAGCTCATCACCTACCcggattaaatatttaaatatttaatttgtgCTGAAAAAAGAAGGAATTGAAAGTTAGTCACAGGACTACAGGAGTCAAATAGCATCTTAAAAAATAATCACCGAAATATTTTGAAGGTATATGACTAATAAATCTTTAAGGTTGACTCTTGCCTTGGGTTGAAATTGGGTTGTCAACTAGCTCTTTGTCCATTGTGATGCATCTATCCCATCATATAACAGGACAAATAAACATTTAAATGAAAACACAGCCTGCACATAACAGTACCatagattattttttttttgtttttcttaaaaaaaaaaagtcaaacccACATCCAAAACGAGGGCACAGCAGGATATCTTGTTTGTATGGACTCCATCATTTCAATTCCCAAAAATAATCTAAAAGCACAGCCATATAATAGACCAAGTTACCTGTAACTATAAGTAAATTATTAAAGAGGTGAAAAAGAGACACTACAAGAAATCATGAAACGAGAAACCAAAATAAAGGGCACTGATGAAATTCAAATATTCAATGCTTGGATTCCATCTAGTAAATTACAATGTTACATATTCACGGTTGACATGGCCTCGTTTTTAGCCATATAGgtctaagaaattctaataatTATGATAAATGTACGTAATCCCTATAAATTGTAATTTTTATTAAACTCGTTTTGATCTAATCAGTCATAAAAAAAGATCCAATAATTTGGTGAATCAACCAAGTCGAGTCATTAGCCAGACCAAGCTCGCAACAAAACCACCTTAGTTAAGTTCTTAGAGTGCTCCATTAAATGGATTATATTATTTATGTACTAAACTCagtcactaatataaaatacatgttagaatataaatatatattaaaaataaattaaattatgtatttatacataaatacattgatgactgattttaatagttaattttagtgtacaaataatatttttgccATTAAATAGGCTGCATATATATCAAAacagtttttgaaatttaattattgtatcaattatatttttaaaattgataaaaatattttatgttagtatctttatcttttgttatcGAGTGACTAATCATTCTATTAGAAACTAATGTgatttatttttatcaatttcAAAGACATAATtagtattattaaaattttaaaaNNNNNNNNNNNNNNNNNNNNNNNNNNNNNNNNNNNNNNNNNNNNNNNNNNNNNNNNNNNNNNNNNNNNNNNNNNNNNNNNNNNNAACTAATTTCAAGGAtcactttaaaaattaatttgaccTATTGATTTGGCCaagtttaattaaaattaatgattTGTAGGGTTCGAATAATTCATATCGAATCATGTATATTTTATGTTAAAGGAAATTTAATCAAAATATAATTGTTGAGTGTTAAACCTAATATATTTAAGATAAGTGTTTATTCTTTGTGAGTAAAATCTTCAACACTAGTTTAAAATGCTCCAATAAAAAAGGTATTTGTaacttttctttaaaaaaaaaacaaagaaagaaatggCCCCATGATGAAAAATATGATGGTGACAGCATTTGGAAATTGATTAGAAATATTGTCCAAGGAAGTCAAAGTAGAATACATACAAAAAACAGCCACAACACCTCCCCTTACTTTAAAGTCAAATAGGGGGATTATACGTCACAACAACCTGCCTCATCTGCTCCACTCTTAAATTTCctatccttctttctctttcttcattattcATACCCTCCTCTTCTTAGTTTCCAAAGTCCAAATTCCTAATAAATAATAAATGGTTGAGTCAACAACAAATGcattgatgacgatgatgatggaggaggaggaAGTCATACTAATGTCTTCTAATTCTAATTCCAATTCTTCTTGTTCAGAAGGGTCAGAGGATGATGACCTTGTTAAAGAGCTTTTAGATGATGccactcctcttcttcttccgcCTTCGGACCACTACAACTCAATAATAAGGCCGCCGccttcttatttttcaaatacCGATGATGGTGACGGTGATGATTATGACCACGCCATTAACAGGTTCATATCCAACATTTACTCAGGTCCTACAATCTCAGACTTTGAAAATGCTTTGTCAGTGATCAATAATAGTGACAACCACCCAAGCGATCAGCATTTGGAACACCTCTCATCAGCAAGGTATATTTAATTTGTATTCATCAATAGAACTAATGTAGTGTTAACTTTGTGAATTGGACTCCAATTTTTTATGAATATGTTGTTTCAGGGTTTCCATATTGGAAAGGGGTTTGAGTAAAATTGAGAACAAGTATACGCTCAAATTCAAGTGCTTTGGCAATGGGATGGGTGATGATGGATATAAGTGGAGGAAGTATGGTCAAAAATCTATTAAGAATAGCCCAAATCCTAGGTAATACTGATTCTTTCTTCTacgtatttatttgattttttttgtgatACACCAAAAATGAGCATTATTCAcgtggaaaagtataggtagataataaaaatattaaataatatgaacaatgaatatatcggatgttcaattcactaggtgtgcAAATAGTTATTCTAACACTAAAATTTAGGTGAGTAAGTTAGAGTGTAGTATATTTTACTTCAGAACCAATTTTAAAGCCCGTTATTTATGTTGTTCAAAAAAGTCATTGATTACCTAGCATAATTTCATTCACATTTGGGTTCCTCTGTTTAACTTAACACATTGCACAGAATTTATGCATTCTTAAAATTCTTTGTTGAAACAGAACTAGTTATTCCAATTTCCAATTTCCATCTCTTGCAAAGCTCATTTCATGAATTAAATTTTGGatatatttttttagttgagttttagatatttttgtttttaagaattttaaatattttttatattaaatattaattgtaATATTAGTTGTATAATATTGGTTAACTCCTAAAATTTCCTCTTATTTTTTATATCGGCATAAAAAAAATGTATTCAAAACGTGAAAcaaacattatttatttatttaatttttatgtcACATAGATTTACTAAAAACACTGATAAATATCCTTGGTAATCAGCAGTTACTAATTACCAAATATTGGGATTTTCAATGAACGGTATTTTTGATAGGTTTATGATGGGTGATAGAGAATGGTATAAAAACTAAAAAGGGTAAGACGGTGAAGAATATTAGTACACTTCAATTAGATTGCTATGGTATTCACGTTATAGTAATTGATGTGACAAATTGGGTTGAAAGTTGCATCTCAAATTTAATTTCCTCGGACTAGACACCCTAAATCATCCATCTTTTTCATTAAAACTTATCTATCTTTGGTAACTTCAGTACTGTGGATTTTCAAGATACCTAATCCTTGTTCAT is a window encoding:
- the LOC107637904 gene encoding probable WRKY transcription factor 49, with the protein product MVESTTNALMTMMMEEEEVILMSSNSNSNSSCSEGSEDDDLVKELLDDATPLLLPPSDHYNSIIRPPPSYFSNTDDGDGDDYDHAINRFISNIYSGPTISDFENALSVINNSDNHPSDQHLEHLSSARVSILERGLSKIENKYTLKFKCFGNGMGDDGYKWRKYGQKSIKNSPNPRSYYRCTNPRCSAKKQVERSNEDPDTLIITYEGLHLHFAYPHFLTGQPHPQSDPPIKKPKPMPIASPENRVQEILEAKDVQANSTLGLIQTTLTDSQEDMANVNLGSQGLLEDMVPFMVRNPHNNGNSTNSLFSSSSQPTTPPSLWFPNYSTSCHTVGLNFSNKCINM